The Paraburkholderia sabiae genome includes a region encoding these proteins:
- a CDS encoding KAP family P-loop NTPase fold protein, whose protein sequence is MQQDDVMPSILDREISSANEDAFGHRHFALALRSLIESDDHQPPFSIGLLGGWGTGKSSIKELYTNQLRDDATKTGGQTRAQRIHCITFNAWRFGGRDQDIKRALLRHVFLELGGTEENLQDRLFRQISETREQPKSFRDMTVDLLRAWALPLPALVIAFALLFLLLFVGDLIFRPGDLLRAVLFVCISFLYAYVLKHVKPSEVKASHPLTRVSLPSTTSEQFEDMLLSQLQRYKDGTSKSPDGRVGKTCERLVVFVDDLDRLSADEMVLGLDAVRTFMEIPKSRLPDGLGLVFVISCDEGKVADALAKGRRSGELPATVFNHFDARRYLDRIFQFRLEIPPPPRNDMRDYATRQLKSLTHISSDLENRGIAFPPLIDRMIHVGVSDPRNALQIVNAFAQSWWIAIRREREGVGSSRPGGLHEGAVTRHPISLGALSAMKVSFPDFYRDLQEDPLFLHAFTDVIVRGRALDGLPESSRKRLAERYLLPLSQQPETIELRPEHRPLRQFIASLGGVRWADPLQSLLLLSEDPTTRRLGANISAVYGAFVSGDTRGVLEGMGRHTDGSMLSQEQARNLYQLYEATVNETSARRSNAARVVADLIGRVPDPLAAVLLGELCRDLDNSLNLRSQLGPERIVALMSEAVPSDRKSVTSRLIEDLLTPGRPVALQLESMGTPNLNEAVDMVRTLVPCALSTRAAGGLEAHAEQLLQDWLIERNVQAGGNALIQLPYRDLESWLSEDSGNVAEALGVRYLGALAGELQKDENYTFDVKSALSRMKAISSKLMRTGEEARQELWRLLPTYVSLRDVHAVQVAWEVGVPALGNVNEQQASAFIGEFAQRLQQDDVSDDDNIIDQDVAFGPISNAVTESLHALDDTALASVTNLINHWSTGDETAGYACDMAGRLLPLGREVEEGILGNWAPRLLSALPVPCARYLASRFTDQGKAVQGNIVSALQQTISVDQIGDAMRLRFVAFVGAVPAVAWGTPPLLDYLNSLLTQLAARFNNPNGYLSAILPVVAPVLLNATPSVYGQQVQQLFSQAKGQAGHYPLLHKCMTGYWAAQSSERNPYSPASIYDDARAFVQTFPSPENVSILGSMKDMLQRGLVPEAGRPKLIDAISIVWKSAPSETVDFVADYPQFTAQQAYALLTSVDAANPTQFSALKRAWLHVSETMEEPGIAETMRMLLVNGPVNASQEQDIGLGLWLDVQKDQGRALLSRYLLASDIADEQRLRTWRHAIGRAKALGAAFFLEIVPQLVILPGIDLTGKALFDDGDAITAVLGSRDNQSQLARMLMNAFPEAKSNTVKGQICAYCMKLVGQAALKSFKPDVLAQEELQIIEGAFGASNDIARLRRLVTQS, encoded by the coding sequence ATGCAGCAAGACGATGTAATGCCGTCAATTCTTGACAGGGAAATTTCAAGCGCGAACGAGGACGCATTTGGTCATCGCCATTTCGCGCTGGCCCTGCGAAGCCTGATCGAGTCGGACGATCACCAGCCGCCTTTCAGTATTGGCCTGCTAGGGGGGTGGGGGACTGGCAAGAGTAGTATCAAGGAGCTTTATACCAACCAGTTGCGCGACGACGCCACGAAGACTGGTGGCCAGACGCGCGCGCAGCGCATCCACTGTATTACGTTTAATGCGTGGCGGTTCGGCGGGCGCGATCAGGACATCAAACGAGCGTTGCTACGGCATGTGTTCCTGGAACTTGGTGGTACCGAAGAAAACCTCCAGGACAGGCTGTTCCGTCAGATAAGCGAGACGAGGGAGCAGCCGAAGTCATTTCGCGACATGACTGTCGATCTGTTGCGCGCGTGGGCATTGCCACTTCCCGCGCTCGTCATAGCGTTCGCATTGCTGTTTCTATTACTTTTCGTCGGCGACCTCATATTTCGCCCTGGCGATCTTTTGCGCGCGGTGCTCTTTGTCTGCATCTCCTTCCTATACGCATACGTTCTGAAACATGTAAAGCCTTCGGAGGTCAAGGCGTCTCATCCGCTGACACGGGTATCGCTGCCGAGCACGACCTCCGAGCAGTTCGAAGACATGCTGCTCTCCCAGTTGCAGCGGTACAAGGACGGGACAAGCAAGTCTCCGGATGGTCGAGTCGGGAAGACCTGCGAACGCCTGGTGGTATTCGTCGATGACCTCGACCGCCTGTCGGCAGACGAGATGGTGCTAGGACTGGATGCAGTCCGAACGTTCATGGAAATTCCGAAGTCTCGTCTGCCCGACGGACTAGGGCTCGTGTTCGTCATATCGTGCGATGAAGGGAAGGTTGCCGATGCGCTGGCCAAGGGCCGCCGTTCTGGAGAACTCCCCGCAACTGTCTTCAATCATTTTGATGCCCGTCGCTATCTTGACCGGATCTTCCAGTTCAGGCTTGAAATTCCTCCGCCTCCCCGTAACGACATGCGCGACTACGCCACAAGGCAGTTGAAGAGCCTGACGCACATTTCGTCCGATCTGGAAAATCGCGGTATCGCGTTTCCACCGCTCATTGACCGGATGATTCATGTAGGGGTTAGCGACCCTCGAAACGCGCTACAGATCGTCAATGCATTTGCGCAGTCATGGTGGATCGCGATCCGACGGGAGCGTGAGGGAGTGGGCAGCAGCCGGCCAGGCGGCCTGCATGAAGGCGCTGTCACAAGGCATCCCATCTCATTGGGCGCCCTCAGTGCGATGAAGGTCAGCTTTCCGGACTTCTATCGTGACCTCCAGGAAGATCCCCTGTTTCTGCACGCATTCACAGACGTGATTGTCCGGGGACGTGCGCTCGACGGATTGCCTGAATCGTCACGCAAGCGGCTTGCAGAACGGTATCTGTTGCCGCTGTCACAGCAACCCGAAACGATCGAACTGAGACCCGAGCATCGCCCGCTCCGGCAGTTTATTGCCAGCCTGGGAGGCGTACGGTGGGCTGACCCGCTTCAAAGCCTTCTCCTGCTTTCGGAGGATCCGACCACCCGTCGGCTTGGAGCGAACATCTCCGCAGTGTACGGCGCCTTCGTGTCAGGCGACACGAGGGGAGTGCTTGAGGGCATGGGCCGTCATACTGACGGGTCGATGCTGAGTCAGGAGCAGGCGCGCAATCTGTACCAGTTGTACGAGGCAACCGTCAATGAGACCAGCGCACGTCGCAGCAATGCGGCGCGGGTAGTCGCAGACCTGATCGGCCGTGTGCCGGATCCACTGGCCGCGGTGCTTCTGGGGGAATTGTGCCGTGACCTCGATAACAGCCTGAACCTGCGCTCACAGCTTGGCCCGGAACGCATCGTGGCGCTTATGTCAGAAGCGGTGCCTTCTGACAGGAAGTCGGTCACCTCGCGACTGATAGAAGACCTGCTGACGCCGGGACGACCTGTTGCGCTCCAGTTGGAATCCATGGGCACGCCGAATCTCAACGAAGCGGTCGACATGGTGCGGACGCTCGTGCCGTGCGCCCTGTCAACCCGGGCAGCCGGCGGCCTTGAAGCACATGCGGAGCAGCTACTGCAGGATTGGCTCATCGAGCGTAACGTGCAGGCGGGAGGCAACGCACTGATCCAGTTGCCTTACCGTGACCTCGAGTCCTGGCTTTCAGAGGATAGCGGGAACGTCGCGGAGGCTCTGGGGGTCCGGTATCTGGGCGCGCTTGCCGGCGAGTTGCAGAAGGACGAAAATTACACGTTCGACGTGAAATCCGCACTGTCGCGGATGAAAGCGATCTCCTCGAAGTTGATGCGGACAGGGGAAGAAGCACGGCAAGAATTGTGGCGCCTGCTGCCGACATATGTCAGCCTCAGGGATGTTCACGCTGTTCAGGTCGCGTGGGAAGTCGGGGTGCCAGCGCTAGGCAACGTCAATGAACAGCAAGCGTCAGCCTTCATTGGTGAATTCGCACAGAGGCTGCAGCAAGACGACGTCAGTGACGATGACAACATCATTGACCAGGATGTCGCGTTCGGGCCGATATCAAATGCTGTTACTGAATCACTGCACGCCCTGGATGACACCGCGCTGGCTTCGGTGACGAACCTGATAAATCACTGGAGCACAGGCGACGAAACGGCCGGGTACGCCTGCGACATGGCGGGCCGGCTTCTGCCCCTCGGCCGGGAGGTTGAAGAAGGCATTCTGGGAAACTGGGCACCGCGCCTCCTTTCAGCGCTCCCGGTACCATGCGCGCGGTATCTTGCGTCCCGGTTCACTGACCAGGGCAAAGCCGTGCAGGGCAATATTGTCTCGGCGTTGCAGCAGACCATCAGCGTGGACCAGATCGGCGACGCCATGCGGCTACGATTTGTAGCGTTTGTCGGCGCAGTACCCGCTGTCGCCTGGGGGACGCCGCCGCTGCTCGACTACCTGAACTCACTGCTAACCCAGCTCGCGGCGAGGTTCAACAATCCGAATGGATATCTGTCGGCGATTCTGCCAGTTGTCGCACCGGTACTCCTCAACGCTACCCCTTCGGTTTATGGACAACAGGTGCAGCAACTCTTTTCCCAGGCGAAGGGGCAAGCTGGTCATTACCCGCTCTTGCACAAATGCATGACAGGCTACTGGGCTGCGCAATCTTCCGAGCGGAACCCGTACAGTCCGGCATCGATATATGACGACGCCAGAGCGTTTGTCCAGACCTTTCCATCTCCGGAAAACGTCAGCATCCTTGGCTCCATGAAAGATATGCTCCAGCGCGGGCTTGTACCGGAAGCAGGGCGCCCAAAACTGATCGACGCGATAAGTATCGTCTGGAAATCGGCGCCGTCAGAAACGGTCGATTTCGTCGCTGATTATCCGCAGTTCACAGCGCAGCAGGCATACGCCCTGTTAACGTCGGTTGACGCGGCAAACCCGACACAGTTCTCCGCGCTAAAACGAGCATGGCTGCATGTTTCGGAGACGATGGAAGAGCCAGGTATCGCTGAAACCATGCGCATGCTACTCGTGAATGGGCCAGTCAACGCTTCACAGGAGCAGGACATAGGGTTGGGGTTATGGCTCGATGTGCAAAAGGATCAGGGCAGGGCGTTACTTTCCAGATATCTGCTTGCGTCCGACATCGCCGACGAACAGCGGCTGCGAACGTGGCGTCATGCCATCGGGCGAGCCAAGGCGCTGGGAGCAGCATTCTTTCTGGAGATAGTCCCGCAGCTGGTGATCCTGCCAGGAATTGACCTGACGGGTAAGGCGCTGTTCGACGATGGCGACGCCATTACGGCGGTCCTGGGCAGCAGGGACAATCAGTCGCAGCTTGCCCGCATGCTGATGAACGCCTTTCCTGAGGCTAAAAGCAACACCGTGAAAGGCCAGATCTGCGCATATTGCATGAAGCTCGTGGGCCAGGCCGCGCTCAAGTCTTTTAAACCAGACGTTCTCGCCCAGGAAGAATTGCAGATCATAGAAGGAGCATTCGGCGCATCGAATGACATCGCGCGCCTGCGACGCCTTGTCACCCAATCCTGA
- a CDS encoding serine hydroxymethyltransferase, whose protein sequence is MSRERSTNRRPVTDVEYGWRGWLVADDPDLDQLVDAECRRQESAITLVASENFSSPRSRVLEGSALADKNAEGYPDRRFAAGCEYVDAIENLAIARLKKLFGCEHANVQAMSATIANVALLQAVLKAGDPILSMRLSDGGHLSHGAAFHMSGRLYHVCHYGLNETSERIDIDEVRRLAKEARPKLIVCGGSSYPRNIDYAAFADIAKEVGALLWADIAHVAGLMAARVVPSAIPYADFVTSSTHKTWRGPRGGSVLMCRQEWGHAIDRAIFPGIQGAPKMDMIAARAAHFMETAEPEFTLYSKAVLDNAQALAEGLRQEGVRLVTGGTDTHLVLANVTDLGLTGQQAERLLTEVGVTTNRNMIPFDRQPPSLCSGVRMGSAAMTTRGLDESDFLRIGALIGSLLNNPGDPDKQIRAKAIFGELVQGLPLFSERWLPQHSPTAADAQALG, encoded by the coding sequence ATGAGCCGTGAACGTTCAACGAACCGCCGTCCGGTCACCGATGTGGAATATGGATGGCGCGGCTGGCTGGTTGCCGATGATCCCGATCTGGATCAACTTGTGGACGCGGAGTGCAGACGACAGGAGAGTGCGATTACCCTGGTGGCTTCCGAAAATTTCTCCTCCCCACGGAGCCGGGTACTGGAAGGAAGCGCACTGGCGGACAAGAATGCCGAGGGCTATCCCGACAGGCGGTTCGCCGCTGGGTGTGAATATGTGGATGCCATCGAGAACCTTGCTATTGCCCGTCTGAAAAAATTGTTCGGGTGCGAACACGCCAACGTTCAGGCGATGAGTGCAACCATCGCGAATGTCGCGCTCCTGCAGGCGGTGCTGAAGGCCGGCGACCCGATACTCTCAATGCGTCTGTCGGACGGTGGTCACCTGAGCCATGGTGCGGCGTTTCATATGAGCGGTCGCCTGTATCACGTGTGCCATTACGGATTAAACGAGACATCGGAGCGGATCGACATTGATGAGGTTCGTCGTCTTGCAAAGGAAGCCAGACCGAAACTGATTGTCTGCGGCGGTTCCTCGTATCCCCGCAACATCGACTATGCTGCGTTCGCCGATATCGCCAAAGAGGTCGGTGCGTTGCTTTGGGCAGATATTGCGCATGTCGCGGGACTGATGGCCGCGCGCGTCGTTCCTTCAGCCATACCGTACGCTGACTTCGTGACGTCTTCCACGCACAAGACATGGCGAGGCCCGCGCGGCGGGTCAGTCCTGATGTGCCGGCAGGAGTGGGGGCATGCGATCGACCGGGCGATTTTCCCCGGGATTCAAGGCGCGCCCAAAATGGACATGATTGCCGCGCGGGCTGCGCATTTCATGGAAACGGCCGAGCCCGAGTTCACCTTGTATTCGAAAGCGGTTCTGGATAACGCGCAGGCGCTTGCCGAGGGTCTTCGTCAAGAAGGCGTACGGCTGGTCACGGGCGGTACGGACACCCATCTTGTGCTGGCGAACGTGACTGACCTCGGACTGACCGGGCAGCAGGCAGAGCGACTTCTAACGGAGGTTGGCGTCACGACAAACAGGAACATGATTCCGTTCGACAGACAGCCCCCGAGTCTTTGCAGCGGCGTGCGAATGGGTAGCGCCGCCATGACCACGAGAGGACTTGATGAGTCGGACTTCCTCCGCATCGGAGCCCTCATTGGCTCGCTGCTGAATAATCCAGGAGATCCGGACAAACAGATCCGGGCGAAGGCCATTTTCGGGGAACTGGTGCAAGGTTTGCCCCTGTTTTCGGAGCGTTGGCTTCCGCAGCATTCGCCGACGGCTGCCGACGCGCAAGCGCTCGGTTGA
- a CDS encoding DMT family transporter: MLVTEKQLPHALSRQKVRGIAFMCGAIFLFAVVDVIAKLVSTRYPANEITFFRMLFGLIPAAFIFRLRNNQRRELTLHRFFGHFLRAIMALGSMGLFFAGLPHLPLSTAVTLQYTEAILIGLFAVVFLSERFRVATAVASMAGFVGVILVSSLSGNHASLLGTGLILLSAMFGAGSIIQIKKLSRTEEPAAIVLYFTVIATIVSGVSLVASWTTPDTRDLGYMALLGLTAGAGQLLLTVAFRNATASLLAPFSYFGVVWAIIFGYMIWGEVITAQAAIGSAVIVGSALYLGMSDKRMDAGDGGA, translated from the coding sequence ATGCTGGTAACTGAGAAACAGCTGCCTCATGCCCTGAGCAGACAGAAGGTGCGTGGTATCGCGTTCATGTGCGGTGCGATTTTTCTTTTCGCGGTGGTGGATGTGATCGCGAAGCTGGTTTCGACCAGGTATCCGGCGAACGAAATAACGTTCTTCCGAATGTTGTTCGGATTGATCCCTGCCGCCTTTATATTTCGGCTCCGCAACAACCAACGAAGGGAGCTGACGCTTCACCGGTTTTTCGGACACTTCCTGAGAGCTATTATGGCGCTCGGCTCGATGGGACTGTTCTTTGCCGGCTTGCCACATCTGCCATTGTCGACCGCTGTCACCCTGCAGTACACGGAAGCGATTCTTATTGGTCTGTTCGCCGTCGTCTTTCTGTCTGAACGCTTCCGCGTCGCTACAGCGGTAGCGTCGATGGCCGGATTTGTTGGCGTCATTCTGGTCTCATCGCTCTCCGGCAACCACGCTTCCCTGCTTGGCACCGGATTGATCCTGCTAAGCGCCATGTTTGGCGCAGGTTCGATCATCCAGATCAAGAAACTGTCGCGTACCGAAGAACCGGCCGCAATTGTCCTGTATTTCACGGTCATCGCGACCATCGTGAGCGGTGTATCGCTTGTTGCTTCGTGGACCACGCCGGACACCAGGGATCTCGGATATATGGCCCTGCTTGGGCTCACGGCAGGTGCCGGTCAGCTTTTGCTGACGGTGGCATTCAGGAATGCCACGGCGTCACTCCTTGCTCCATTCAGCTACTTTGGGGTGGTGTGGGCGATCATATTTGGGTACATGATCTGGGGCGAGGTCATAACGGCACAGGCAGCCATCGGTTCCGCGGTAATTGTCGGTAGCGCGCTCTACCTCGGCATGTCCGACAAGCGCATGGATGCAGGCGACGGGGGCGCCTGA
- a CDS encoding very short patch repair endonuclease encodes MDRSQIMRSVRSTDTQPELAVRRMVYGLGYRYRLHRKDLPGSPDLAFIGRRKVIFVHGCFWHGHTCRRGARRPKTNADYWREKIARNVARDASNESKLTVSGWDVLTVWECELAKPEELCAKLRAFLAAGVSP; translated from the coding sequence ATGGATCGATCGCAAATCATGCGGTCAGTCAGGTCGACCGATACCCAGCCTGAACTGGCAGTTCGGCGAATGGTTTACGGGCTCGGATACCGATATCGGCTGCATCGCAAGGATTTACCGGGATCCCCGGATCTCGCATTTATAGGCCGACGCAAGGTCATTTTCGTGCATGGCTGCTTCTGGCATGGACACACCTGCAGGCGAGGAGCCCGTCGTCCCAAAACCAACGCCGATTACTGGAGAGAAAAGATCGCGCGCAATGTCGCCAGGGATGCATCGAATGAGTCGAAGCTGACTGTGTCTGGTTGGGACGTTCTGACGGTCTGGGAATGCGAGCTGGCGAAGCCGGAGGAGCTTTGCGCGAAACTGCGCGCGTTTCTCGCGGCGGGCGTCTCGCCATGA
- a CDS encoding aspartate/glutamate racemase family protein: MTLNCSIGEGRLGILGGMGSEATAYFLRTLAQRSQATSDQEHIPFVLLSCPEIPDRSSAMEAGTVDVPSIIRSRLEQLEDAGCGAVAIPCNTAHYWRRDFASSLQIPLIDMVSATAQHAARLGARSAIVLGTRSTMKHRLYGDSLEKLCIRLMDVEEATIRATGCAIALAKSGDPDSSWKQLAHALHACRALHPDVIILGCTELPMVVPPGTMAVDLVDSDACLADACVRWWQSLSTGVEEPDIQFSEEIANEP, from the coding sequence ATGACATTGAATTGCAGCATCGGCGAGGGCCGCCTCGGTATCCTTGGGGGGATGGGGAGCGAAGCGACGGCGTACTTCCTTCGCACGCTCGCGCAACGCTCACAAGCAACATCCGATCAGGAACACATCCCTTTCGTCCTGCTCTCATGCCCGGAAATCCCGGATCGTTCGTCCGCGATGGAGGCAGGAACCGTAGATGTACCGTCGATCATCCGCTCGCGTCTGGAGCAGCTCGAGGACGCGGGCTGCGGGGCGGTGGCCATTCCATGCAACACGGCCCACTACTGGCGCCGGGACTTCGCCTCATCGCTGCAGATCCCCCTGATCGACATGGTGTCGGCTACCGCGCAGCATGCCGCACGGCTGGGTGCACGCAGTGCGATTGTTCTTGGCACCCGATCGACCATGAAACATCGATTGTATGGCGATTCACTCGAGAAACTGTGTATCAGGCTCATGGACGTCGAAGAAGCGACTATCCGTGCGACGGGTTGCGCAATTGCACTTGCCAAGTCGGGAGATCCCGACAGTTCATGGAAACAGTTGGCGCACGCGCTGCACGCGTGTCGCGCGTTACACCCCGACGTGATCATCCTTGGCTGCACCGAACTGCCTATGGTGGTACCGCCCGGCACCATGGCCGTCGACCTGGTCGATTCAGACGCATGCCTTGCTGACGCGTGCGTCCGTTGGTGGCAGTCGCTGTCAACCGGGGTCGAAGAGCCTGACATTCAATTTTCTGAGGAGATCGCGAATGAGCCGTGA
- a CDS encoding DNA cytosine methyltransferase: MTRSKNHKKKHARCSFEYNRWQIKNLPRIKRPGAPFVISDKYTFYEFFAGGGMARAGLGKEWECLFANDVDELKATTYISNWGRDHFDDRDVRKVTVDDLDGHVDLAWASFPCQDLSLAGNGLGIGRADDGSETRSGALWPFLTLMENLRRTRRHPTLLVLENVVGLLTLDGGRDFAAICDALGAIGYRYGAVVADAKHFVPQSRPRVFLIAVRREQQVNGDLCSDGPTEAWHTQPLIRAFDALSSKSQKDWIWWDAGTAPKLRKNSLLRSIDLDAVGWDSAAETKRLLDMMSPAHLARLHKAQAEDGPHIGSLYLRMRREGEKNRQRAEIAFGPTLGCLRTPRGGASRPRIIHVEGKTVRTRLLTVTEAAKLMGLAQNYVLPDVYYRAFKVIGDGVVVPVVRFLADRLLEPIAAKKHQSGDLAA, from the coding sequence ATGACCCGTTCAAAAAACCATAAAAAGAAGCATGCGCGATGCAGTTTCGAATACAATCGCTGGCAGATTAAAAATCTGCCGAGAATAAAGAGACCCGGGGCTCCGTTCGTGATATCCGATAAATATACCTTCTACGAGTTTTTTGCGGGTGGAGGGATGGCGCGCGCTGGATTGGGGAAAGAGTGGGAATGTCTTTTCGCCAATGATGTCGACGAGCTGAAGGCCACTACCTATATCTCGAATTGGGGGCGTGATCACTTCGACGATCGCGATGTCCGGAAGGTTACCGTCGACGACCTGGACGGTCATGTCGATCTCGCCTGGGCTTCGTTTCCCTGTCAGGATCTCTCGCTGGCAGGTAACGGGTTAGGAATCGGGCGAGCGGACGACGGGTCCGAGACCCGATCCGGCGCGCTCTGGCCATTCCTGACGCTCATGGAAAATTTGCGTCGCACCCGGCGCCATCCCACGCTGCTCGTCCTGGAGAACGTGGTCGGCCTGCTGACCCTCGATGGCGGCCGTGACTTCGCCGCGATCTGTGATGCGCTGGGAGCGATTGGATATCGCTACGGCGCAGTCGTCGCCGACGCGAAGCACTTCGTGCCGCAATCGCGCCCGCGCGTATTCCTGATCGCCGTGCGTCGTGAACAGCAGGTCAACGGAGATCTTTGCTCCGACGGTCCTACCGAGGCGTGGCACACGCAACCCCTCATCCGCGCCTTCGATGCGTTGTCCAGCAAGTCGCAAAAAGACTGGATCTGGTGGGACGCCGGGACTGCGCCCAAACTCAGGAAGAATTCGCTCCTGAGATCGATTGATCTTGACGCCGTGGGTTGGGACTCTGCAGCAGAGACGAAACGCCTGCTCGATATGATGTCGCCGGCGCATCTCGCGAGGCTGCACAAAGCACAGGCCGAAGATGGGCCGCATATTGGCAGCCTGTATCTGCGGATGCGACGCGAAGGCGAGAAAAACCGGCAGCGCGCCGAGATAGCGTTTGGGCCGACGCTCGGATGTCTGAGAACGCCACGAGGCGGCGCATCCCGTCCTCGCATCATCCATGTCGAGGGCAAGACGGTCAGAACGCGGCTGCTCACGGTAACCGAGGCGGCCAAGCTGATGGGGCTTGCGCAGAATTACGTGCTACCCGACGTCTATTACCGCGCGTTCAAGGTCATCGGCGACGGCGTGGTCGTTCCCGTCGTCCGCTTCCTGGCTGATCGTCTGCTTGAACCGATCGCGGCCAAAAAGCATCAGAGTGGCGATCTTGCCGCATAA
- a CDS encoding peptide ligase PGM1-related protein produces MPKIFLGNADTEAMVVCPQSLSKRYRQFSASASRRHFWMMSPRDLIILPSAGDLEHIRYVEEMCQYEHDSLQALYVCGQSDDPHPLSLDALKPDSFIQDVKKIGIEGHDWSIEPYIADQVAFDFGELVGMPVRFGASGTPAREAADLFNDKRVFRGLAAGLRVPVAPGRTCASPAQLVPALAELMPLTGSCIVKLDRHSGAEGNVLVTRDDITSAPGTHKVHHVPDQEYERVAQTVYSELSREQTPFLVVESYYRSVHSVGVHYLLQDDSVVFNGIADIRLAPAYAGMFWPTTLSDTVVHKLQAEGLKLAHDIARFGHRGPISVDAIVRQDGDILINEVNARHGGFTAAKAILERIVPKERGDALVAATRTNLTSDMDFRSLRALLARENLGFTRARGTGVVISVEDLRSTGRIEILTVAESRAELERIEERFVRLACR; encoded by the coding sequence ATGCCCAAGATATTCCTTGGTAACGCGGATACGGAAGCCATGGTTGTCTGCCCACAAAGCCTCAGCAAACGGTACAGACAATTCAGCGCGAGCGCGTCGCGGCGGCATTTCTGGATGATGTCTCCACGGGATTTAATTATTCTCCCTTCCGCTGGCGATCTGGAACATATCCGCTATGTTGAGGAGATGTGCCAATACGAACACGATTCTCTCCAGGCTTTATATGTATGTGGTCAATCTGACGACCCACATCCGTTGAGTCTGGATGCTCTTAAACCTGATTCATTTATTCAAGACGTCAAGAAAATCGGTATTGAGGGGCATGACTGGTCCATAGAGCCATATATTGCAGATCAGGTGGCTTTCGATTTCGGTGAACTGGTCGGCATGCCGGTTCGCTTTGGCGCATCGGGAACACCCGCCCGCGAAGCAGCAGATCTCTTCAATGACAAGCGGGTCTTCCGGGGATTGGCGGCAGGCCTGCGCGTCCCGGTCGCTCCCGGGCGAACCTGTGCTTCACCGGCGCAACTCGTGCCGGCGCTGGCGGAACTCATGCCGCTCACCGGTTCCTGCATCGTGAAGCTTGACCGGCACTCCGGGGCCGAGGGTAACGTGCTGGTCACGCGCGATGACATAACCAGCGCGCCGGGGACGCACAAGGTTCATCATGTGCCGGATCAGGAATACGAACGCGTTGCGCAAACGGTGTATTCGGAGCTGAGTCGGGAACAGACTCCGTTTCTTGTCGTGGAGAGCTACTACCGTTCGGTACATTCCGTTGGCGTCCACTATCTGCTGCAAGACGATTCGGTCGTATTCAATGGGATCGCCGACATCCGGCTTGCGCCAGCCTACGCGGGGATGTTCTGGCCTACGACCTTATCCGATACGGTCGTGCATAAACTTCAGGCCGAAGGGCTGAAACTTGCGCACGATATCGCCCGGTTCGGGCATCGGGGGCCGATAAGCGTTGACGCGATAGTGCGTCAGGACGGGGATATCCTGATCAACGAGGTGAATGCGCGTCATGGCGGTTTCACGGCGGCCAAGGCAATACTCGAACGGATCGTGCCGAAAGAGAGGGGCGATGCCCTGGTCGCCGCTACGCGCACGAATCTGACAAGCGATATGGATTTCCGGTCGTTGCGCGCGCTGCTGGCGCGGGAAAATCTGGGCTTCACCCGGGCACGAGGAACCGGCGTCGTCATTTCTGTCGAAGATCTGCGGAGCACCGGGCGAATCGAGATTCTGACCGTCGCGGAATCGCGAGCCGAACTGGAGCGCATCGAAGAGCGATTTGTGCGGCTGGCCTGTCGCTGA